A single window of Pseudomonas marginalis DNA harbors:
- a CDS encoding amino acid ABC transporter permease, translating to MQNQIGAPKQKLSFSDPKVRAWLFQIITIVAVVSLGWYLFDNTQTNLQHRGITSGFDFLERSAGFGIAQHLIDYTESDSYARVFVIGLLNTLLVTFIGVILATLLGFIIGVARLSPNWMINKLATVYVEVFRNIPPLLQILFWYFAVFLTMPGPRNSHNFGDTFFVSSRGLNMPAALAADGFWPFVASIVVAIVAIVLMARWANKRFEATGVPFHKFWAGLALFIVIPALCALIFGAPLHWEIPKLSGFNFVGGWVLIPELLALTLALTVYTAAFIAEIVRSGIKSVSHGQTEAARSLGLRPGPTLRKVIIPQALRVIIPPLTSQYLNLAKNSSLAAGIGYPEMVSLFAGTVLNQTGQAIEVIAITMSVYLAISISISLLMNWYNKRIALIER from the coding sequence ATGCAAAATCAAATCGGCGCACCAAAGCAGAAGCTCAGCTTCAGCGATCCCAAAGTGCGTGCGTGGCTCTTCCAGATCATCACGATTGTGGCGGTGGTCTCGCTGGGCTGGTACCTCTTCGACAATACCCAGACCAACCTTCAGCACCGGGGCATTACCTCGGGTTTCGACTTTCTTGAGCGCAGTGCCGGCTTCGGCATCGCGCAGCATCTGATCGACTACACCGAATCGGACAGTTATGCCCGCGTCTTTGTGATCGGGCTGCTCAACACTTTGCTGGTGACCTTTATCGGGGTGATCCTGGCGACCCTGCTGGGCTTCATCATCGGCGTGGCGCGCCTGTCACCGAACTGGATGATCAACAAGCTGGCGACCGTGTATGTGGAAGTGTTCCGCAACATTCCGCCGCTGCTGCAGATCCTGTTCTGGTACTTCGCGGTGTTCCTGACCATGCCGGGACCGCGCAACAGCCATAACTTCGGTGACACCTTCTTTGTCAGCAGCCGTGGCCTGAACATGCCGGCAGCGCTGGCCGCTGACGGGTTCTGGCCGTTTGTGGCCAGTATTGTGGTTGCCATCGTGGCCATCGTGCTGATGGCGCGTTGGGCCAACAAGCGTTTTGAAGCGACCGGCGTACCCTTCCATAAGTTCTGGGCGGGCCTGGCGCTGTTTATCGTGATCCCGGCGCTGTGTGCCTTGATCTTCGGCGCGCCGCTGCACTGGGAAATACCAAAGCTTTCAGGTTTCAACTTTGTCGGCGGTTGGGTACTGATCCCTGAACTGCTGGCGCTGACCCTGGCGCTTACCGTGTACACGGCAGCGTTTATCGCCGAGATCGTGCGTTCGGGCATCAAGTCCGTCAGCCACGGCCAGACCGAAGCTGCGCGCTCCCTGGGCCTGCGCCCTGGGCCGACGCTGCGCAAGGTCATCATCCCGCAAGCCCTGCGGGTGATCATTCCGCCGCTGACCAGCCAGTACCTGAACCTGGCGAAGAACTCGTCGCTGGCCGCCGGTATCGGTTACCCGGAAATGGTTTCGCTGTTTGCCGGCACGGTGCTCAACCAGACCGGCCAGGCCATCGAGGTTATTGCCATCACCATGAGCGTGTACCTGGCGATCAGCATCAGCATTTCCCTGCTGATGAACTGGTACAACAAGCGCATTGCGCTGATCGAGCGGTGA